A window of the Halostagnicola kamekurae genome harbors these coding sequences:
- a CDS encoding alkaline phosphatase has product MQRRNFITALGATGLLATGTASARTNGNGKSRGRGRGPNGGGEIENVIVLIGDGMGFDPIETTSVVHGDLALQSMTGVGYTRTNSLSGEVTDSAAAGTALATGQKAYNGQISVRGDADAGEDDVTPLSTQLEIAQSMGKSTGLVSTTRITHATPAVYASHVSDRDMEAEIASQLVESDVDVLLGGGRQEFDDETLTRAEREGYELLSDADDLDSASGEKLLGLFDDSHVTYALDRDDSIPCLPEMTAAAVDRLERSDDGFFLMVEGGRIDHAEHGNDAQSAVAETKEFDEVVDWALEYVEGRDDTLVVVASDHETGGMATGDGYGSPIETDAIANAEASNAAIAAAIEDGADVREAVETRIDVALTDDDVERIEAAAEESGAYALSNELGAVISQHLGVAWASNVHSGPAQTVMAAGPDVEPFDGWFHHVDLSATVTALLLFGRLGEVSEGQREAWEQTVTKRDPRGTRDAYMALQYVGPVTDDVTAALDIDDDGVVDYRDVVAILEGEAPEPPSRKKYRKRRRTPDPMHGI; this is encoded by the coding sequence ATGCAACGACGAAACTTCATCACGGCGCTCGGCGCAACGGGACTGCTCGCGACCGGAACCGCCAGCGCACGGACGAACGGCAACGGGAAATCGAGGGGACGGGGCCGCGGTCCGAACGGCGGCGGTGAGATCGAGAACGTCATCGTACTGATCGGCGACGGCATGGGCTTCGATCCGATCGAGACGACCTCGGTGGTCCACGGCGACCTCGCGTTGCAGTCAATGACCGGCGTCGGGTACACTCGGACCAACTCCCTGAGCGGAGAGGTGACGGACTCGGCGGCGGCGGGGACGGCCCTCGCCACCGGACAGAAGGCGTACAACGGGCAGATATCGGTCCGCGGCGACGCGGACGCGGGTGAAGACGACGTGACGCCGCTCTCGACACAGCTCGAGATCGCCCAGTCGATGGGGAAGTCGACGGGCCTCGTCTCGACGACGCGGATCACGCACGCGACGCCGGCGGTGTACGCCTCGCACGTCTCCGACCGCGACATGGAAGCGGAGATCGCCTCGCAGCTCGTCGAGTCCGATGTCGACGTGCTGTTGGGCGGCGGTCGCCAGGAGTTCGACGACGAGACGCTCACTCGCGCCGAAAGAGAGGGGTACGAACTCCTCTCGGACGCGGACGACCTCGACTCGGCGAGCGGGGAGAAGCTCCTCGGGCTGTTCGACGACAGTCACGTCACCTACGCGCTCGATCGGGACGACTCCATCCCGTGCCTGCCCGAGATGACCGCCGCGGCGGTCGACCGCCTGGAACGGAGCGACGACGGGTTCTTCCTGATGGTCGAGGGCGGCCGTATCGACCACGCCGAGCACGGCAACGACGCCCAATCCGCCGTCGCCGAGACGAAGGAGTTCGACGAGGTCGTCGACTGGGCCCTCGAGTACGTCGAGGGCCGCGACGATACGCTCGTGGTCGTCGCCTCCGACCACGAGACGGGTGGGATGGCCACCGGCGACGGCTACGGCTCGCCGATCGAGACCGACGCGATCGCGAACGCGGAGGCGAGCAACGCCGCGATCGCCGCCGCGATCGAAGACGGTGCGGACGTTCGCGAGGCGGTCGAAACCCGCATCGACGTGGCCCTGACAGACGACGACGTCGAGCGGATCGAGGCGGCTGCCGAGGAGTCGGGCGCGTACGCGCTCTCGAACGAACTCGGTGCCGTCATTTCGCAACATCTCGGGGTCGCGTGGGCATCGAACGTCCACTCCGGCCCGGCCCAGACCGTCATGGCCGCCGGGCCGGACGTCGAGCCGTTCGACGGCTGGTTCCACCACGTCGACCTCTCGGCGACGGTCACCGCCCTGTTGCTGTTCGGCCGACTCGGCGAGGTATCCGAGGGACAACGCGAGGCCTGGGAGCAAACCGTGACTAAGCGGGACCCGCGGGGCACCCGCGACGCCTACATGGCCCTCCAGTACGTCGGGCCGGTCACCGACGACGTGACCGCCGCGCTCGATATCGACGACGACGGCGTCGTCGACTACCGCGACGTCGTCGCCATCCTCGAGGGTGAGGCTCCCGAACCGCCGTCGAGAAAGAAGTACCGCAAGCGCCGCCGGACGCCCGACCCGATGCACGGGATCTGA